The following coding sequences are from one Anas acuta chromosome 15, bAnaAcu1.1, whole genome shotgun sequence window:
- the LOC137864744 gene encoding ATP-sensitive inward rectifier potassium channel 12 codes for MTAGRVNPYSIVSSEEDGLRLTTMPGINGFGNGKIHTRRKCRNRFVKKNGQCNVEFTNMDDKPQRYIADMFTTCVDIRWRYMLLLFSLAFLVSWLLFGLIFWLIALIHGDLENPGGDDTFKPCVLQVNGFVAAFLFSIETQTTIGYGFRCVTEECPLAVFMVVVQSIVGCIIDSFMIGAIMAKMARPKKRAQTLLFSHNAVVAMRDGKLCLMWRVGNLRKSHIVEAHVRAQLIKPRITEEGEYIPLDQIDIDVGFDKGLDRIFLVSPITILHEINEDSPLFGISRQDLETDDFEIVVILEGMVEATAMTTQARSSYLASEILWGHRFEPVLFEEKNQYKVDYSHFHKTYEVPSTPRCSAKDLVENKFLLPSTNSFCYENELAFMSRDEDEEDDDSRGLDDLSPDNRHEFDRLQATIALDQRSYRRESEI; via the coding sequence ATGACTGCGGGCAGAGTCAACCCCTACAGCATCGTGTCCTCCGAGGAAGACGGGCTGAGGTTGACCACCATGCCAGGAATCAACGGCTTTGGCAATGGGAAAATCCACACCCGGAGGAAATGCAGGAACAGGTTCGTAAAGAAGAACGGCCAGTGCAACGTGGAGTTCACCAACATGGATGACAAGCCGCAGAGGTACATCGCAGACATGTTCACCACGTGCGTCGACATCCGTTGGAGGTATATGCTCTTGCTCTTCTCCCTGGCCTTTCTGGTGTCCTGGTTGTTGTTTGGGCTGATTTTCTGGCTAATTGCACTCATTCATGGAGACCTAGAAAACCCAGGTGGAGACGATACCTTCAAGCCTTGCGTTCTGCAGGTCAATGGCTTTGtggctgcttttctgttctccATCGAGACCCAAACGACTATTGGTTACGGCTTCCGCTGCGTGACGGAGGAGTGCCCGCTCGCCGTCTTCATGGTGGTGGTTCAGTCCATCGTGGGGTGTATAATCGACTCTTTCATGATTGGTGCAATAATGGCAAAGATGGCCAGGCCCAAAAAACGGGCCCAGACATTACTTTTCAGCCATAACGCGGTAGTGGCGATGAGAGATGGGAAACTCTGCCTGATGTGGAGAGTTGGGAACCTCCGGAAAAGCCACATAGTCGAAGCCCACGTACGAGCTCAGTTAATTAAGCCCAGGATCACGGAAGAAGGGGAGTACATACCCCTCGACCAAATAGACATCGACGTGGGCTTTGATAAAGGCTTGGACCGTATCTTCCTGGTGTCCCCCATCACCATTCTCCACGAGATCAACGAAGACAGCCCCCTGTTCGGGATCAGCCGCCAGGACTTGGAGACGGACGACTTTGAGATCGTGGTCATCCTGGAAGGCATGGTGGAAGCCACCGCGATGACGACGCAAGCTCGGAGCTCCTACCTGGCCAGCGAGATCCTGTGGGGCCACCGCTTCGAGCCCGTCTTGTTCGAGGAGAAAAACCAGTACAAAGTAGACTATTCCCACTTCCACAAAACCTACGAGGTCCCGTCCACCCCCCGCTGCAGCGCCAAGGACTTGGTGGAGAACAAATTCCTCCTGCCGAGCACCAACTCCTTCTGCTACGAGAACGAGCTGGCCTTCATGAGCCGCGACGAGGATGAGGAGGACGATGACAGCAGGGGTTTGGATGACCTGAGCCCGGACAACAGGCACGAGTTCGACCGGCTTCAAGCGACGATAGCGCTGGATCAGAGGTCGTACCGGAGGGAGTCGGAAATATGA